A stretch of DNA from Ranitomeya variabilis isolate aRanVar5 chromosome 1, aRanVar5.hap1, whole genome shotgun sequence:
CGACAGAATGGTGCTGATGGGTTATCTTAGGAGCTTGGGTGTTTTCTAAAGTTCCCGAACCAGTAAAATTGGTACTCGGTGAAGGAGACTGTAATATATACTTTATATTGCAATACTAAGGTTAGTTACTGCAGGTTCAATATCACTCACACTCTCTCCCACTGTGTAATGATACACAACAGTTCTGCTATAACTACAAACACTTCCAGActtcatctcacagcagtcagtgtgaaGTGAGAGTGAGAGCTGATAGCACTGGGACATAAGATTTAGGAGGTTTCGTGATGATGCATGACTTGGATGTACAACTCCCACCCAAAAAGGAGAAACAATGGCGGAAATATgtttggggtgttttttttttttttttgtgtgtgtgcaaaCTGTTATTTTACATGATCTGCCATCAGTTCTTTGGACTCTGATGTTCAGAGGTGATGCACACAACTACCCTGCTCCATGCAGGGACTGGCAGAACTCCTGTTGTTTTATAACTACATGTTGCTGATTCCAATTAGGACATTACCTGGCACTGTATATATCAAGTGGAAATTATTCTTAAAGTATTCTCGGGAACCTCTGTGTCTCATTATGAATAATTAACATCTCCAGTGCTTCCATGTACTGATCAACCTTGTTTCTTCTTTTGCAGGCTCACATAAAATTCCCCATAGACTATCCGTATTCTCCTCCAACTTTCCGGTTCTTAACAAAGATGTGGCATCCCAATATATACGAGGTAAGGCAAATCTGTAAACATTGCAGTTTTCGCACATGCTTTTACTTCCCGTTTCTGTTAGCTTTGCCGTAGAGACTGGAACAGAGCCAACAGAGCAGTAACATTCATTAAGTTTAGAAGCTAAGTACGTTATAGGCATCGTCCTCAAAATCAAACCATTGTTTATCGATCCTGGAGAGGAGGGGGAAGAGATGAATCTTGTGTATTTTCATCTTGCGGATAGACCGCTTCACTCTCCCTTCCGTCAGACATAAAGGACTTTGGAGTTCCACTGGATGTTGGAGTTGTCCGAagaaatggagagtgaagtggcagTTGTGTTTTATAAGAGGGGATTGTGTGATGTGATAAATCCCTGGGGGGTCTCTACTGACTCTATTCTGTTTTTATTAGAATGGCGATGTCTGCATCTCTATCCTTCACCCACCTGTAGATGACCCACAGAGTGGAGAGCTGCCTTCAGAGAGGTGGAACCCCACCCAAAACGTCAGGTAAGCGTAATGGTGGACATTGGTGAAATACTTGTAAAATAAGAAGACTTTATTGTAATAGGGTCTCAGTCACACAGCCGTTGTGTGGCCCCCTTTTACTGTCTGTGTATATGACTACTATGCCACCTGTATACCAAACAGTCATCCCATCATCTCTCCTCCCAGGACTATCTTGCTGAGTGTGATCTCACTGCTGAATGAACCAAACACTTTCTCCCCGGCCAATGTAGACGCTTCTGTAATGTTCAGGAAATGGAGGGACAGTAAAGGAAAAGACAAGGAATATGCAGAAATCATAAGGTGAGTTGTCTCTATGCCAACAGTGAGGCTGCTGTCTGTATAAAGAGACTTCCATCTCCGTACACTTTATCAATAcggagaattatagtagttatattcttgtacatgggggcagtgttatagtagttatattcttgtacataggggcagtattatagtagttttattctagtacataggtgcagtattatagtagttatattcttgtacataggggcagtattatagtagttatattcttgtacatgggggcagtgttatagtagttatattcttgtacataggggcagtattatagtagttttattctagtacataggtgcagtattatagtagttatattcttgtacataggggcagtattatagtagttatattcttgtacataggggcagtattatagtagatatattcttgtacataggggcagtattatagtagttatattcttgtacatatgggcagtattacagtagttatattcttgtacataggggcagtattataggcgttgtattcttgtacatagggggcagtattataggagttcttGTATATAGGAGATGGGTATTGGATATAATTGATTTCTTAGTTTTACAACATTGGTGTCCATCTATTGTCCTTCTACACAGGAAACAAGTGTCAGCGACTAAAGCAGAAGCAGAGAAAGATGGCGTGAAAGTTCCCACCACCTTGGCAGAATATTGCATTAAAACCAAAGTGCCTTCTAGTGACAACAGCTCAGACTTACTTTACGACGACTTGTATGATGACGACATAGacgatgaagatgaggaggaggaggatgccgACTGTTATGATGATGACGACTCCGGAAATGAAGAGTCTTGATGCTCTCACTCACGTGTGCTTGTTCTCTTTCCTTTCTCACGGCCTGACCCTTAGACCCTCCTGCGCTCTTGTTCCTCGGCCTCTCCTGCTGCCCCTCCTCCCTTGCTGACTCAGGCCACAAATGGAGTAGTGTCGGCCTGGCAAGCGTTCTGCTGGGCCCGAGCTATAGGATATAAAGAGACCAGTCTTCTGCCGTATAGCGCAGgggcacacttggatttttt
This window harbors:
- the UBE2R2 gene encoding ubiquitin-conjugating enzyme E2 R2; its protein translation is MAQQQMTSSQKALMLELKSLQEEPVEGFRITLVDESDLYNWEVAIFGPPNTLYEGGYFKAHIKFPIDYPYSPPTFRFLTKMWHPNIYENGDVCISILHPPVDDPQSGELPSERWNPTQNVRTILLSVISLLNEPNTFSPANVDASVMFRKWRDSKGKDKEYAEIIRKQVSATKAEAEKDGVKVPTTLAEYCIKTKVPSSDNSSDLLYDDLYDDDIDDEDEEEEDADCYDDDDSGNEES